From Nitrobacter sp. NHB1, a single genomic window includes:
- a CDS encoding O-antigen ligase family protein, with amino-acid sequence MRPNQLTADWTSVPRRSRIADHLAVLMAISLPWSTTIFGVFTVLWLITIVTVIDVQQIKAQLRRPASWLPIALVCLAAVGMLWTDAAWGARVHAAGSMVKLLAIPLLMYQFERSERGLKVFLAFLASCSVLLALSWLSWFEPRVIMTADKIPGVPVKNWITQGVEFVLCIFGAAALAIVMWQRQRPYAAVGFALLSIGFFLNMAVVASSRTALVSLPILLLISTLRYVAWRRVLVLYLAIAVVAVLTWFLAPNLRERIDSIQQQYTSNNSETTSVGLRLGYWSKALKFIRSAPLAGHGTGSIRGLFEHEAIGKTVIDDQIVANPHNQTLYFAIEWGVIGIILLWAMWIVHFLMFPEMRWISWLGIIVVSQNVFDSLFNSHLSDYVEGWIYVLGVGIAGGMISKARKPPPVAVTAA; translated from the coding sequence ATGCGCCCGAACCAACTCACGGCTGATTGGACCAGCGTTCCACGCCGATCCCGGATAGCCGATCACCTTGCCGTCCTGATGGCGATCTCGCTGCCGTGGTCCACCACGATCTTCGGCGTGTTTACCGTGCTTTGGCTGATCACGATTGTAACCGTGATCGACGTGCAGCAGATCAAGGCCCAGCTTCGCCGCCCGGCAAGCTGGCTGCCCATCGCACTGGTCTGCCTCGCGGCGGTCGGGATGCTTTGGACCGATGCCGCATGGGGAGCCCGGGTTCATGCCGCCGGATCGATGGTCAAGCTGCTGGCAATCCCTCTACTCATGTATCAGTTCGAGCGGTCGGAGAGAGGACTGAAAGTCTTTCTCGCGTTCCTCGCGTCATGCAGCGTTCTGCTTGCGCTGTCGTGGCTCAGTTGGTTCGAGCCGCGCGTCATCATGACTGCGGACAAGATTCCCGGCGTCCCCGTCAAGAACTGGATCACCCAGGGCGTAGAATTCGTACTTTGTATTTTCGGCGCAGCTGCGCTGGCGATCGTGATGTGGCAAAGGCAGCGCCCCTATGCAGCAGTCGGATTCGCCCTGCTCAGCATCGGGTTCTTCCTCAACATGGCCGTTGTTGCGTCATCCCGCACGGCCCTTGTCTCGCTTCCCATCCTTCTGCTGATATCGACCCTGCGATACGTGGCATGGCGCCGCGTGCTGGTTCTGTATCTCGCGATCGCCGTTGTCGCGGTGCTTACCTGGTTCCTTGCACCCAACCTGCGGGAGCGGATCGACAGCATTCAGCAGCAATACACGTCGAACAACAGCGAGACGACGTCCGTCGGCCTTCGACTTGGATACTGGTCCAAAGCCCTCAAGTTCATCCGCAGCGCTCCGCTCGCCGGTCACGGCACGGGCTCGATACGGGGCCTTTTCGAGCACGAGGCAATCGGAAAAACCGTAATCGACGATCAGATCGTCGCCAATCCCCACAACCAGACGCTCTATTTCGCGATCGAGTGGGGTGTGATCGGAATCATCTTGTTGTGGGCGATGTGGATCGTTCATTTTCTGATGTTCCCGGAAATGCGCTGGATATCTTGGCTTGGCATCATCGTTGTCAGCCAGAACGTCTTCGACTCCCTGTTCAATTCGCACCTCTCCGACTACGTCGAGGGCTGGATTTACGTGCTTGGTGTCGGCATTGCTGGCGGCATGATTTCGAAGGCTCGCAAACCGCCGCCGGTTGCCGTGACGGCCGCATAG
- a CDS encoding branched-chain amino acid ABC transporter ATP-binding protein/permease: MLKQRPLVIETLTALGLILAPFILPHLGFAPNTINRILMWGLFGIGFDILFGFTGLLSFGQSAFYGTGGFVAAYLLTRAGFPHVVASLFIGMVAAAAVGYLVGLIALRRTGIYFAMITVAIAEVFFFVEFNPLAHWTGGENGLPGVPTPHFDLGFVDIQFNTNWSLYVFLAFWYFLGIVVGLRIVRSPVGTILRAIRENPMRASAVGHNIHSYKLTAFVIAAAYAGFAGGLLGVMQAFMPPDAFMFHTSAELIMMTAIGGTGTLFGTLVGAGVWLFLQDFLQSALGLGAAWKLVLGIVFVLLVCFLRHGIIGGIADLYRLVVGKRALREPVAAPASALTAEEEQVAAEAEVAKEPDPFPMVPVHRASDGYSGPILQATGLTKRYGGLLANSDIDFTVNHGELRGIIGPNGAGKSTFFKMLTCEVAPTSGKIVFEGLDITGMNVTEVCQLGLTKSYQVNQLFSALTVRENLTIAALSELRGKFRLDMFRSLGSIPGLSEQVERTLELVNLTTRLDTPVSELAYGEKRRLEIGLALATSPSLLLLDEPLAGMSPRERVETVKLLKSISKGRTMIIIDHDMDALFELAERVTVLQEGRVLVEGTPDEIKNNAAVQEAYLGGVNGGLVA; the protein is encoded by the coding sequence ATGCTCAAACAGCGCCCCCTCGTCATCGAGACTCTCACGGCTCTCGGCCTGATCCTCGCGCCGTTCATCCTGCCGCACCTCGGCTTCGCGCCCAACACCATTAACCGCATCCTGATGTGGGGGCTGTTCGGCATTGGATTCGATATCCTGTTCGGCTTCACCGGGCTGCTGTCGTTCGGCCAGTCGGCGTTCTACGGCACCGGCGGATTTGTGGCGGCCTATCTGTTGACCCGGGCCGGATTCCCGCATGTGGTGGCGTCGCTGTTCATCGGCATGGTGGCGGCTGCGGCGGTCGGCTATCTGGTCGGGCTGATCGCGTTGCGCCGCACCGGCATCTATTTCGCGATGATTACGGTGGCGATCGCGGAAGTGTTCTTCTTCGTCGAGTTTAATCCGCTGGCCCATTGGACCGGCGGCGAGAACGGCCTGCCCGGCGTGCCGACGCCGCATTTCGATCTCGGATTCGTCGACATCCAGTTCAATACGAACTGGTCGCTCTATGTCTTCCTCGCCTTCTGGTATTTCCTCGGCATCGTCGTGGGGCTGCGCATCGTGCGCTCGCCGGTCGGCACCATCCTGCGGGCGATTCGCGAGAACCCGATGCGGGCGTCGGCGGTCGGCCACAACATCCATTCCTACAAGCTGACCGCGTTCGTCATCGCCGCCGCCTATGCGGGCTTCGCCGGCGGCCTGCTCGGCGTGATGCAGGCGTTCATGCCACCCGACGCCTTCATGTTCCACACCTCGGCCGAACTCATCATGATGACGGCCATCGGCGGCACAGGCACCTTGTTCGGCACACTGGTCGGAGCGGGAGTCTGGCTGTTCCTGCAGGACTTCCTGCAGTCCGCGCTCGGTCTCGGAGCGGCGTGGAAGCTGGTGCTCGGCATTGTGTTCGTGCTGCTGGTCTGCTTCCTGCGGCACGGCATCATCGGCGGCATCGCCGATCTTTACCGCCTTGTCGTCGGCAAGCGCGCCCTTCGGGAGCCGGTCGCGGCGCCGGCCAGCGCTTTGACGGCCGAGGAAGAACAAGTGGCTGCGGAGGCCGAGGTCGCGAAGGAGCCGGACCCGTTTCCGATGGTCCCGGTCCATCGCGCGAGCGACGGTTATTCCGGCCCGATCCTGCAGGCGACCGGCCTGACCAAGCGTTACGGCGGTCTCCTCGCCAACAGCGACATCGATTTCACCGTCAACCATGGCGAGTTGCGCGGCATCATCGGCCCGAACGGCGCCGGCAAATCGACGTTTTTCAAGATGTTGACCTGCGAAGTCGCGCCGACGTCGGGCAAGATCGTGTTCGAAGGGCTCGATATCACCGGGATGAACGTCACCGAGGTCTGCCAGCTCGGTCTGACCAAGAGCTATCAGGTCAACCAGTTGTTCTCCGCACTGACCGTGCGCGAGAATCTGACCATCGCGGCGCTCTCGGAACTGCGCGGCAAGTTCCGTCTCGACATGTTCCGCAGTCTCGGCAGCATTCCGGGATTATCCGAACAGGTCGAACGCACGCTGGAACTCGTCAATCTGACGACGCGGCTGGACACGCCGGTGTCCGAACTCGCCTACGGCGAAAAGCGCCGGCTGGAAATCGGGCTGGCGCTGGCCACCTCGCCAAGCCTGCTGCTGCTCGACGAGCCGCTCGCCGGCATGAGCCCGCGTGAGCGCGTGGAAACGGTCAAGCTGCTGAAGTCCATCAGCAAGGGCCGCACCATGATCATCATCGATCACGACATGGATGCGCTGTTCGAACTTGCCGAGCGCGTCACGGTGTTGCAGGAAGGCCGGGTGCTGGTCGAGGGAACGCCGGACGAAATCAAGAACAACGCTGCGGTCCAGGAGGCCTATCTCGGGGGCGTGAACGGAGGGCTCGTCGCATGA
- a CDS encoding HIT family protein: MVGTVPAYDDQNLFAKILRGELPCFKVYENARTFAFLDIMPRVPGHTLVIPKAPARGILDISADDLAEVARTTKTIAIAAMKAFDAEGIIVQQFSEAASGQVVFHLHMHVMPMRSGIGLLPPQSRKEDAAVLDNHAARLIAALGG; the protein is encoded by the coding sequence ATGGTGGGAACGGTGCCGGCCTACGACGATCAGAACCTCTTCGCGAAAATTCTTCGCGGCGAACTCCCCTGCTTCAAGGTCTATGAAAACGCACGCACGTTCGCGTTCCTCGACATCATGCCGCGCGTGCCGGGCCACACGCTGGTGATCCCGAAAGCCCCTGCCCGCGGAATCCTCGACATTTCAGCGGACGATTTAGCAGAAGTCGCACGAACCACGAAGACGATCGCGATCGCCGCCATGAAGGCCTTCGATGCGGAAGGCATCATCGTCCAGCAGTTCAGCGAAGCCGCCAGCGGACAGGTGGTGTTTCACCTGCATATGCACGTCATGCCGATGAGGTCGGGGATCGGCCTGCTGCCGCCCCAGAGCCGGAAAGAGGATGCCGCGGTGCTCGACAATCACGCGGCACGGCTGATCGCCGCGCTCGGCGGGTAG
- a CDS encoding substrate-binding protein — protein MKKIFEQEFNAAVSRRSLLQGSAGLIGGLMLPGGLIMPAFADDKPAIGTWPAGSAGSSVTIGAAVPRTGTYAVQGEDELKGWELAVEHINSGHELMKKFAPKLKKGLLGKEVKLVVADSGAKPNEAVQAEQRFISENKVVLMTGSTSSAVAVALNKLAQREHVLYVAGISGSNDTTGKDCVRYGFRQGFYGQTAAAAIAPVLIKQFGKNKKVAYMTPDYTYGHTVTKSMQDMTKDAGWTTVTNQVSPLGAPDYSSYLLNVANSGADILINVNWGHDAVLSIQQAKQFGVLDKMKLVVPYQVPFLARETGGLMTGVYAATDYWWTVEDKYPLAKMFNESFKKKYGYNPEWGAENSYVSFAQWAHMVEEAGTFYPPDVIKTYEKGETIPSLLGDVHYRPEDHQCVRPVIIVKGKAKKDMKNDEDWYDIVEIVPGEGIIQKPDAFGCKLGDYT, from the coding sequence ATGAAGAAGATTTTTGAGCAGGAATTCAATGCGGCGGTATCGCGCCGGTCCCTGTTGCAGGGCAGCGCGGGCCTGATCGGTGGCTTGATGCTGCCGGGTGGTCTGATCATGCCGGCCTTCGCCGACGACAAGCCGGCGATCGGCACATGGCCGGCCGGTTCGGCCGGTTCGTCTGTGACCATCGGCGCGGCGGTGCCGCGCACCGGCACCTACGCCGTGCAGGGCGAGGACGAACTCAAGGGTTGGGAACTTGCGGTTGAGCATATCAATTCGGGCCACGAGTTGATGAAGAAGTTCGCGCCGAAGCTGAAGAAGGGTTTGCTCGGCAAGGAAGTGAAGCTGGTTGTCGCGGACTCCGGCGCCAAGCCGAACGAGGCCGTGCAGGCGGAGCAACGCTTCATCAGCGAGAACAAGGTCGTGCTGATGACCGGCTCGACCTCGAGCGCGGTCGCGGTCGCCCTCAACAAGCTGGCGCAGCGCGAGCACGTGCTCTATGTCGCGGGAATCTCCGGCTCCAACGACACCACAGGCAAGGATTGCGTGCGTTACGGTTTCCGTCAGGGCTTCTATGGCCAGACGGCGGCGGCGGCGATCGCTCCGGTGCTGATCAAGCAGTTCGGCAAGAACAAAAAAGTCGCCTATATGACGCCGGACTACACCTACGGTCACACAGTGACCAAGTCGATGCAGGACATGACCAAGGATGCCGGCTGGACCACCGTGACCAACCAGGTCTCGCCGCTCGGCGCGCCGGACTATTCCTCCTATCTGCTCAACGTCGCCAATTCGGGCGCTGACATCCTCATCAACGTCAACTGGGGTCATGACGCAGTGCTGTCGATCCAGCAGGCCAAGCAATTCGGCGTACTCGACAAGATGAAGCTGGTCGTGCCCTATCAGGTGCCATTCCTGGCGCGCGAAACGGGCGGCCTGATGACCGGCGTCTATGCGGCGACGGACTACTGGTGGACCGTGGAGGACAAGTATCCGCTCGCCAAGATGTTCAACGAGTCGTTCAAGAAAAAATACGGCTATAATCCGGAATGGGGCGCCGAAAACTCCTATGTCAGCTTCGCGCAATGGGCGCACATGGTCGAGGAAGCCGGCACCTTCTATCCGCCTGATGTCATCAAAACCTACGAAAAGGGCGAGACCATTCCCTCGCTTCTCGGCGACGTCCACTACCGGCCGGAAGACCATCAGTGCGTGCGCCCCGTGATCATCGTCAAGGGCAAGGCCAAGAAGGACATGAAAAACGACGAGGACTGGTACGACATCGTCGAGATTGTCCCCGGTGAAGGCATCATCCAGAAGCCGGATGCGTTCGGCTGCAAGCTCGGCGACTACACCTGA
- a CDS encoding amino acid adenylation domain-containing protein, translating to MKRRLVRARIEIILTPLAASFVHSAAQFRDRTALWVAGQDYTYGDLHHFASCLAGGLPAPSTDGVETCAIFAHRSLVAYAAIAACHLARYAYVALTPAQPIGRSRSIVAQSQPAAIIVDAKCLKNLPQLLQGITRSVVILLPDQDSTPNWAVDFPQHLFLNKGQLISPTKPLQGSGRDLAYVMYTSGSTGEPKGVMVSHGNVAAYVRNVVDYYSYTEADRFIHLPELNFDLSVHDLFSAWAVGGSLYCIPQDEVLIPDGFVKRHRLTAWTSVPSAVAILKKFNKLHSDAFESLRFSMFCGEPFPGALAADWMAAAPNSRVDNFYGPTETTVAVTAYPCARGTDFSVLPLGEPFAGQEVVICDADLNPVKDGDIGELLLGGTQVSAGYWNRPDLTRAQFVERRFPGLSSSRWYRTEDLVCNEAGGGLIYKGRATRQIKIHGYRVELGEIEATLRKFSGKEFVAVVPVHGGANEVLYLSAFVERLTSEEEQLVKAESAKVLPNYMMPRYIFSIDEMPLNPNGKIDYAELGRINERRIKIGS from the coding sequence TTGAAAAGGCGGCTTGTCCGCGCACGGATTGAAATTATTTTGACCCCTCTCGCAGCATCATTTGTGCACTCGGCCGCTCAATTCAGAGACAGGACAGCCCTTTGGGTTGCCGGTCAGGATTATACCTACGGCGACTTGCACCATTTTGCATCATGTCTGGCTGGCGGACTTCCGGCCCCCTCGACGGATGGCGTTGAAACGTGCGCAATCTTTGCTCACCGCAGTCTTGTTGCCTATGCGGCCATCGCCGCGTGTCATCTGGCGCGATATGCCTATGTCGCGCTGACACCCGCGCAGCCCATCGGCCGGTCGCGGTCGATCGTCGCGCAGTCTCAGCCGGCAGCGATCATTGTCGATGCGAAATGTCTGAAAAACCTGCCGCAGCTTTTACAGGGAATAACACGATCAGTAGTCATCCTGCTTCCTGATCAGGATTCAACTCCGAATTGGGCAGTCGATTTTCCGCAACACCTGTTTCTGAACAAGGGGCAGTTGATATCTCCAACGAAGCCGTTGCAGGGCAGCGGGCGCGATCTGGCGTATGTCATGTATACCTCCGGCTCAACCGGCGAACCGAAGGGAGTGATGGTTTCCCATGGGAACGTTGCGGCCTATGTACGCAACGTCGTTGATTACTATTCCTATACCGAGGCGGATCGATTCATTCATCTGCCTGAATTGAACTTCGATCTCTCGGTGCACGATCTGTTTTCGGCGTGGGCCGTGGGGGGCAGCTTGTATTGCATTCCGCAGGATGAAGTCCTGATACCGGATGGTTTTGTGAAGCGGCACCGGCTGACCGCCTGGACCTCCGTTCCTTCCGCTGTCGCGATCCTCAAGAAGTTTAATAAGCTGCATTCCGATGCCTTCGAGAGCCTCAGGTTCAGCATGTTTTGCGGTGAGCCATTCCCGGGCGCATTGGCTGCGGACTGGATGGCTGCGGCCCCGAACTCGCGCGTTGATAATTTTTACGGCCCCACGGAAACAACCGTTGCGGTTACGGCCTATCCATGCGCGCGGGGGACCGACTTCTCGGTCTTGCCCCTGGGTGAGCCGTTTGCGGGACAGGAGGTCGTTATTTGCGATGCCGACCTCAATCCCGTAAAGGATGGCGACATTGGTGAGCTGTTGCTGGGCGGCACGCAGGTATCGGCCGGATACTGGAATCGGCCCGATCTGACCAGGGCTCAGTTTGTCGAGAGGCGTTTCCCCGGCCTGTCGAGCAGCCGCTGGTATCGGACCGAAGATCTCGTCTGCAATGAAGCGGGCGGCGGTCTGATTTACAAGGGGCGAGCGACACGACAGATCAAAATCCATGGATACCGTGTTGAGCTCGGAGAAATTGAGGCCACGCTGAGGAAATTCAGCGGAAAGGAATTTGTCGCTGTTGTTCCTGTTCACGGCGGTGCGAACGAGGTCCTTTATTTGTCCGCCTTTGTCGAGCGGCTTACTTCTGAGGAGGAACAGCTCGTGAAGGCTGAAAGCGCGAAGGTGCTGCCGAACTATATGATGCCGCGGTATATCTTCAGCATTGATGAGATGCCGCTCAATCCAAACGGAAAAATCGATTATGCCGAACTCGGACGGATCAATGAACGACGCATCAAAATCGGAAGCTGA
- a CDS encoding pyridoxal-phosphate-dependent aminotransferase family protein: protein MTLHTGRHFLQIPGPTTVPDRVLRAIDMPVLDHRGPEFAVLGFEVLAGIQRIFRTKQPVIIYPSSGTGAWEAAIVNTLSPGDKVLMAETGQFATLWLGMAEKFRLDVDVLPTDWRRGAPLDQIQERLKADREHKIKAVMIVHNETSTSCVTYPLEVRKILDRAKHPALLMVDTISGLGSLEYEHDAWGIDVSIAGSQKGMMLPPGLGFNALSEKALAASKANTSTRSYWDWHGMIANNKQGSFPFTPATNLLYGLKVAVAMMEEEGLENVWARHKRHGAATRAAVKTWGLDLVCQDPHAYSPALTAVMVPEGHADAFRTVVLENFDMSLGAGLGQLKGRAFRIGHLGHLNDLSLMGALAGIEMSLDLFKVPHRSGGVMAAMEVLKERPVIILPKSLLRGPSVRA from the coding sequence ATGACGCTGCACACAGGACGGCATTTTCTCCAGATTCCAGGCCCCACCACTGTGCCTGACCGCGTGCTGCGGGCCATCGATATGCCCGTCCTGGATCATCGCGGTCCTGAATTCGCGGTGCTTGGCTTTGAGGTGCTTGCCGGTATCCAGCGAATTTTCCGCACCAAGCAGCCGGTCATCATCTATCCGTCGTCGGGCACCGGCGCCTGGGAAGCCGCGATCGTCAACACGCTGTCGCCGGGCGACAAGGTGCTGATGGCGGAGACCGGTCAGTTCGCCACGCTGTGGCTCGGGATGGCCGAGAAGTTCCGGCTGGACGTCGATGTGCTGCCGACCGACTGGCGCCGTGGCGCACCGCTGGACCAGATCCAGGAGCGGCTGAAGGCCGATCGGGAGCACAAGATCAAGGCCGTCATGATCGTGCACAACGAAACCTCGACGAGCTGCGTCACCTATCCGCTCGAGGTCCGCAAAATCCTCGACCGTGCCAAACATCCGGCGCTGCTGATGGTCGACACCATCTCCGGCCTCGGCTCGCTCGAATACGAGCATGACGCCTGGGGGATCGACGTGTCGATCGCGGGTTCCCAGAAAGGCATGATGCTGCCGCCGGGCCTCGGCTTCAATGCGCTGTCGGAAAAGGCGCTGGCTGCCTCGAAGGCCAACACCTCGACGCGGTCCTACTGGGACTGGCACGGCATGATTGCCAACAACAAGCAGGGCTCGTTTCCCTTCACGCCCGCCACCAATCTCCTTTATGGCTTGAAGGTTGCGGTCGCGATGATGGAGGAGGAGGGTCTGGAGAACGTATGGGCCCGCCACAAGCGTCACGGCGCTGCAACACGGGCCGCCGTGAAGACATGGGGACTGGATCTCGTCTGTCAGGATCCTCATGCCTATTCGCCGGCGCTGACCGCCGTCATGGTGCCTGAGGGTCATGCGGATGCATTCCGCACAGTGGTACTGGAGAATTTCGACATGTCGCTGGGCGCTGGGCTCGGCCAGCTCAAGGGCAGGGCCTTCCGCATCGGCCATCTCGGCCATCTCAACGACCTGTCGCTGATGGGAGCGCTGGCCGGCATCGAGATGAGCCTCGACCTTTTCAAGGTGCCGCATCGCTCGGGCGGCGTCATGGCTGCAATGGAGGTTCTCAAGGAACGCCCCGTGATCATATTGCCGAAGTCGCTGTTGCGTGGTCCAAGTGTTCGCGCGTGA
- a CDS encoding ABC transporter ATP-binding protein, protein MSLLEVNGLNSYYGDSHILFDVSMRVERNEVVALLGRNGAGKSTTLKSLMGVVTPRAGSVIFDGTDVAGRKSHKIAQAGMQLVHEERRIFGSLSVEENIVLAGLTAPKRWPLSRIYEMFPRLKERRNNRGNELSGGEQQMLAIARALIRDPKIILLDEPFEGLAPVIVKDLMKACRDLAAAGQTIVLVEQNLAATLALAQRIYIINNGHIVHEGPAGELKAQPDIMQRYLGV, encoded by the coding sequence ATGAGCCTGCTCGAGGTCAACGGTCTGAACAGCTATTACGGGGATTCCCATATCCTCTTCGATGTCTCGATGCGTGTCGAGCGCAACGAGGTCGTGGCGCTGCTCGGGCGCAACGGCGCCGGCAAGAGCACCACGCTGAAGAGCCTGATGGGCGTGGTCACGCCGCGCGCCGGCAGCGTGATCTTTGACGGCACCGACGTGGCCGGCCGCAAGAGCCACAAGATCGCGCAGGCCGGGATGCAACTCGTGCATGAGGAGCGCCGCATTTTCGGCAGCCTCAGCGTCGAGGAAAACATTGTGCTCGCGGGGCTGACGGCCCCCAAACGCTGGCCGCTCAGCCGCATCTATGAGATGTTCCCACGGCTGAAGGAGCGGCGCAATAACCGCGGCAACGAACTGTCCGGCGGCGAGCAGCAGATGCTGGCGATCGCGCGCGCACTGATCCGCGATCCCAAGATCATCCTGCTCGACGAGCCGTTCGAGGGGCTCGCGCCGGTGATCGTGAAAGATCTCATGAAAGCCTGCCGCGATCTGGCCGCCGCCGGTCAGACCATCGTGCTGGTGGAGCAGAACCTGGCGGCGACGCTCGCGCTCGCCCAGCGCATCTATATCATCAACAACGGCCATATCGTGCATGAGGGGCCGGCCGGGGAACTCAAGGCGCAACCGGACATCATGCAACGCTATCTCGGCGTTTAG
- a CDS encoding branched-chain amino acid ABC transporter permease, protein MSNWPLFVSQLFNGLVLGALLALISSGLTIIYGTLGVLNLAHGAMFMLGGYAGYVAYTYTESFIVAVIAGSLFVMVAGVAMERIIIRRFYGRPDEDQLLVTFGLGICFVEVVRLFFGSLSLTVPPPTIFSGITSLGFMFYPTYRLALLGIIAAALLVLFLVLYRTRLGLIVRAGIEDSVMVSSLGIDVYRVFMVVFGIGAMAAGFAGIVNAPVVSLTPDMGEAILVQTFVVVVIGGVGSFPGAIIGGLIAGEIISITSMINPGYAYIMLFAAMTLVLLLRPHGLLGAQGRG, encoded by the coding sequence ATGAGCAACTGGCCACTTTTTGTTTCGCAACTTTTCAACGGGCTGGTGCTCGGCGCGCTGCTGGCGCTGATCTCGTCCGGCCTGACGATCATCTACGGAACGCTCGGGGTTCTCAACCTTGCGCACGGCGCAATGTTCATGCTCGGCGGCTACGCCGGGTATGTCGCCTACACCTATACGGAGTCCTTCATCGTCGCCGTCATCGCCGGATCGCTGTTCGTGATGGTGGCGGGAGTCGCGATGGAGCGGATCATCATCCGCCGCTTCTACGGCCGGCCGGACGAAGACCAGTTGCTGGTGACCTTCGGCCTCGGCATCTGCTTCGTCGAGGTCGTGCGCCTGTTCTTCGGCAGCCTGTCGCTGACCGTGCCGCCGCCGACGATCTTCTCCGGTATCACCTCGCTCGGCTTCATGTTCTATCCGACCTACCGGCTGGCGCTGCTCGGCATCATCGCGGCGGCGCTGCTGGTCCTGTTCCTCGTCCTCTACCGGACGCGGCTGGGTCTGATCGTGCGGGCCGGAATCGAGGATTCGGTGATGGTGTCCTCGCTCGGCATCGACGTCTATCGCGTGTTCATGGTGGTGTTCGGCATCGGCGCGATGGCGGCGGGCTTCGCCGGCATCGTCAACGCGCCGGTGGTGTCGCTGACGCCGGACATGGGCGAGGCGATCCTGGTGCAGACCTTCGTCGTGGTCGTCATAGGCGGCGTCGGGTCGTTCCCCGGCGCTATCATCGGCGGACTGATCGCCGGCGAGATCATCAGCATCACCTCGATGATAAATCCTGGCTACGCCTATATCATGCTGTTCGCGGCGATGACGCTGGTGCTGCTGCTGCGGCCGCACGGTCTGCTCGGCGCGCAAGGCCGAGGCTGA